In uncultured Bacteroides sp., the following proteins share a genomic window:
- a CDS encoding CocE/NonD family hydrolase: MKRTYILFIFLAFFAISYSQVIDKKWVKENYTKREVMIPMRDGIKLYTAIYEPISKSEKHPVLMSRTPYSIGNYGNEMNNQLWNSWREYSKEGYIFVFQDVRGKWMSEGNFVDVRPFNPNKKKETDIDEASDTYDTVEWLLKNTVDNNGNVGVSGCSYLGFYSLMAALSNHPAIKAICPQAPVTDWFMGDDIHHNGALMLSDAFSFLPYIDRPRPLPTASQTEGSKPFYTTDEYSFFLKSGAIKNLTKLLGDSIKFWNDVTEHPNYDSWWKARNTRNGCYNIKPAVLVVGGLFDAEDGYGTWELYKTINKQSPDTKLNLVIGPWNHGGWLSDYSTYLGNIRFGSNTSIYFKESENKFFNYYLKGKGNVEDMKKATVFFSGENKWKAFDSWPPKEKVMTPLYLGDKGTLQFTAPNTASSYTEYTSDPSNPVPYTARIQQNRGIEYMTDDQRFAERRPDVISFETEPLKEDLTLGGELIADLKVSISTTDADFVVKLIDVFPDDFSYDAKVYGEGNGQSYQMNGYQMLVRGDVMRGRYRNSFEQPEAFVPNKPTTVSFKLTDIAHTFMKGHRVMIQIQSSWFPLVDRNPQQFVDIYHCNDSDFIKSDIKIYHQQNQASRILLPVLK; encoded by the coding sequence ATGAAACGCACATATATATTGTTTATTTTTCTAGCCTTTTTCGCAATATCTTATTCACAGGTTATTGATAAAAAATGGGTGAAAGAGAATTACACAAAAAGAGAAGTGATGATTCCTATGAGAGATGGGATTAAACTTTATACAGCAATTTACGAACCCATTTCCAAATCAGAGAAGCATCCTGTTTTAATGTCACGTACCCCGTACAGTATTGGGAACTACGGCAATGAGATGAATAATCAACTTTGGAATTCATGGCGTGAATATTCCAAAGAAGGATATATTTTTGTATTTCAGGATGTGCGTGGAAAATGGATGAGTGAAGGAAATTTTGTAGATGTCCGCCCGTTTAATCCAAATAAGAAAAAGGAAACAGATATAGATGAAGCCAGTGATACATACGACACAGTAGAATGGCTATTGAAAAATACGGTTGATAACAATGGGAATGTCGGAGTATCCGGTTGTTCTTATCTGGGATTTTATTCACTAATGGCTGCATTAAGCAATCACCCGGCAATTAAAGCTATTTGTCCGCAAGCGCCTGTAACGGATTGGTTTATGGGAGATGACATACATCACAATGGAGCACTGATGCTAAGTGATGCTTTTAGTTTCCTACCATATATAGATCGTCCTCGTCCTCTGCCAACGGCTTCTCAAACAGAAGGATCTAAACCCTTTTATACTACTGATGAATATTCTTTCTTTTTAAAATCAGGAGCGATTAAGAATCTGACAAAACTGCTTGGAGATAGCATTAAATTCTGGAACGACGTGACAGAACATCCCAATTATGATTCGTGGTGGAAAGCTCGTAATACCCGTAATGGCTGTTACAATATTAAACCGGCAGTTCTTGTAGTTGGAGGATTATTTGATGCTGAAGATGGTTATGGTACATGGGAATTATACAAAACGATAAATAAACAAAGTCCGGATACAAAGCTGAATCTGGTAATAGGTCCATGGAATCATGGAGGCTGGCTGTCTGATTATAGTACTTATTTAGGGAATATCCGCTTTGGAAGTAATACTTCAATCTATTTCAAGGAATCTGAAAATAAGTTTTTCAACTATTACCTGAAAGGGAAAGGCAATGTTGAGGATATGAAAAAAGCAACCGTATTCTTTTCCGGAGAAAATAAATGGAAGGCATTTGACTCATGGCCGCCAAAAGAAAAGGTAATGACTCCGTTATATTTAGGTGATAAAGGAACTCTTCAGTTTACTGCACCTAATACTGCAAGTTCATATACAGAATACACTTCCGATCCATCGAACCCAGTTCCTTATACTGCCAGAATTCAACAGAATAGGGGTATAGAATACATGACTGACGACCAACGGTTTGCAGAACGTCGTCCTGATGTTATTTCGTTTGAAACGGAACCACTAAAGGAAGATCTTACTCTTGGAGGAGAACTTATTGCTGATTTAAAAGTGAGCATTTCTACTACGGATGCTGATTTTGTAGTAAAACTGATTGATGTATTTCCGGATGATTTCTCTTACGATGCAAAAGTATATGGAGAGGGAAACGGGCAAAGCTATCAGATGAATGGTTATCAGATGCTGGTTCGTGGTGATGTGATGCGGGGCAGATACCGGAATAGTTTTGAACAGCCTGAAGCATTTGTTCCCAATAAACCCACAACCGTTTCTTTCAAGCTGACAGATATAGCTCATACCTTTATGAAAGGGCATCGGGTAATGATTCAAATTCAAAGTTCATGGTTTCCACTGGTGGATAGAAATCCGCAGCAATTTGTGGATATCTATCATTGCAATGATTCTGATTTTATAAAATCGGATATAAAGATTTACCATCAGCAAAATCAGGCCTCCCGGATTCTGTTACCTGTTCTGAAGTAA
- the lpdA gene encoding dihydrolipoyl dehydrogenase: MKYELAIIGGGPAGYNAAERAAANGLKTVLFEKNAIGGVCLNEGCIPTKALLYSAKILDNIKSASKYGILAGDNPGFDFEKIMSRKDKVVKKLTSGVKMKLTAHGVYTVQGTASILDETEEGIRISCGEEIFAVKYVLLCAGSETVIPPIKGLSETGYITSKEALELKELPKSLAIIGGGVIGMEFASFFNSLGVKVTVIEMMPEILGVMDKETSAMLRADYTKKGVRFLVSAKVTEVSPGKVFVEKNGQTETIDVEKILMSVGRRPVTANLGLQNLNIELQRSGVKVNEFMQTSHPRVYACGDITGYSLLAHTAIREGEVAVNHILGEDDKMNYDAIPGVVYTNPEMAGAGKTEEELTANGVSYHVLKLPMAYSGRFVAENELGNGLCKLIIDDNNRIIGCHLLGNPASELIVNMSMAIEKGYTVDELRKQIFPHPTVSEIIRETLFS, translated from the coding sequence ATGAAATATGAGTTAGCGATTATTGGTGGTGGACCTGCCGGTTACAACGCAGCAGAAAGAGCTGCAGCGAATGGTTTAAAAACGGTCCTTTTTGAGAAGAATGCAATTGGCGGGGTGTGTCTTAATGAAGGATGTATTCCTACAAAGGCTTTGTTATATTCTGCAAAGATTCTGGATAATATAAAAAGTGCTTCTAAATATGGAATCCTGGCTGGCGATAATCCTGGTTTCGACTTTGAAAAAATTATGAGTCGTAAAGATAAGGTTGTAAAGAAGCTAACTTCAGGAGTAAAGATGAAATTGACTGCTCATGGAGTTTACACGGTTCAGGGAACAGCTTCTATTCTGGATGAAACAGAAGAAGGAATACGTATCTCTTGTGGTGAAGAGATCTTTGCCGTGAAATATGTATTACTCTGTGCTGGCTCAGAAACCGTTATCCCACCTATCAAAGGTTTATCTGAAACCGGATACATTACATCGAAAGAAGCATTGGAGTTAAAAGAGTTGCCAAAGTCTCTTGCCATTATCGGGGGTGGAGTAATAGGAATGGAGTTTGCCTCTTTCTTTAACAGCTTAGGCGTTAAAGTTACTGTTATTGAAATGATGCCCGAGATTCTTGGAGTAATGGATAAGGAAACATCTGCTATGCTCAGAGCTGATTATACAAAGAAGGGAGTCCGTTTTTTAGTTTCTGCAAAGGTTACAGAGGTATCACCGGGTAAGGTTTTTGTTGAAAAGAATGGCCAGACAGAAACAATCGATGTAGAAAAAATTCTGATGAGTGTAGGGCGAAGGCCTGTTACAGCAAATCTTGGACTTCAAAATCTTAATATAGAACTTCAAAGAAGCGGGGTAAAGGTCAATGAATTTATGCAGACAAGTCATCCGCGGGTTTATGCCTGTGGTGATATTACCGGTTATTCTTTACTCGCACATACTGCTATCCGTGAAGGTGAAGTAGCTGTCAATCATATTCTGGGAGAAGATGATAAAATGAACTATGATGCCATCCCCGGAGTGGTATACACAAATCCTGAAATGGCGGGGGCTGGAAAAACAGAAGAAGAGTTAACTGCAAATGGAGTTAGTTATCATGTACTGAAACTACCTATGGCCTATTCGGGGCGATTTGTAGCCGAGAATGAGCTTGGTAATGGACTTTGTAAGTTGATTATAGATGATAACAATCGTATTATAGGATGTCATCTGTTAGGAAATCCGGCATCGGAACTAATTGTAAACATGAGTATGGCCATTGAAAAAGGATATACAGTTGATGAACTCAGAAAGCAAATATTCCCGCATCCTACAGTTAGTGAGATTATTCGTGAAACGCTTTTTTCCTGA
- a CDS encoding lipoate--protein ligase family protein, with protein sequence MLCINNPYTDAYFNLAAEEYLLHSFSEDIFMLWQNEPSVIIGKHQNVWAEVNLDFVREKQIKVVRRYSGGGAVYHDAGNLNFTFIENNSNADFDKFSKQILKILAKAGVDAKADERRSITIDGLKISGSAQCIHKNRVMYHATLLFSTDLLNLSAALLSNPEQLKNSNITQRSVAVKSVRSSVTNIREYIPGLLQIKDFKRLVMNYFFDNKMGNQTYSFSKEDEEAIRKLKEQKYSTWNWNFEASYIK encoded by the coding sequence ATGCTTTGCATAAATAATCCATATACCGATGCTTATTTTAATCTTGCTGCAGAAGAATATTTACTTCATTCTTTTTCGGAAGATATTTTTATGTTGTGGCAAAACGAGCCCTCGGTCATTATTGGTAAACACCAGAATGTATGGGCTGAGGTCAATTTAGACTTTGTAAGAGAGAAACAGATTAAAGTAGTGCGGAGATACTCGGGAGGAGGAGCGGTTTATCACGATGCAGGCAATCTTAACTTTACTTTTATAGAGAATAACAGCAATGCTGATTTTGATAAATTCTCAAAACAGATTCTGAAAATTCTTGCAAAGGCAGGTGTTGATGCAAAAGCAGATGAGCGGCGATCCATTACCATTGATGGTTTAAAAATATCTGGTAGTGCTCAATGCATTCATAAAAACAGAGTGATGTATCATGCTACACTTCTTTTTTCTACAGATTTATTGAACCTTTCTGCTGCTCTGCTTAGTAATCCTGAACAGCTGAAAAATAGCAATATTACTCAACGCTCTGTTGCTGTGAAGTCGGTACGAAGTTCGGTAACCAATATCCGGGAATACATTCCCGGTTTGTTGCAAATTAAGGATTTTAAAAGATTAGTGATGAATTATTTCTTTGATAATAAGATGGGTAATCAAACCTATTCATTCAGTAAAGAGGATGAAGAAGCAATCAGGAAATTGAAAGAACAAAAATATTCCACATGGAACTGGAATTTTGAAGCGTCCTATATTAAGTGA
- a CDS encoding dihydrolipoamide acetyltransferase family protein, which produces MSTFEIKMPKLGESITEGTIISWSVKVGDVIKEDDILFEVSTAKVSAEIPSPVDGKILELLFKEGDTVAVGTVVAIVQLDGDSDEESAVTSASSSAPINNVKEEDARWLSPIVLQIAQEAQLSQEELDHIPGTGYSGRLSKKDIKDYVDQKKKGVAVADIKQPVEAKLAAEVKPATESKTTMVSETKSAPSPLPVIPVSEGDEVVEMDFVRRIIADHMVLSKNVSPHVTTVVEVDVTKLVRWRERNKEAFARREGIPLTYMPAIVEAVTKALQEFRYVNASVDGYRMILKKKINIGVAVSLNDGNLIVPVIHNADKLSLSGLAGSIDTLAAKARSNKLSPDDIQGGTFTITNFGTFKNIIGTPIINQPEVAILGVGYIEKKPAVVETPEGDTIAIRHKMYLSLSYDHRIVNGAMGGAFLKRIADYLENWNA; this is translated from the coding sequence ATGTCTACATTTGAAATAAAAATGCCCAAACTGGGTGAAAGTATTACTGAAGGAACTATAATTTCATGGTCTGTGAAAGTGGGCGATGTTATTAAAGAAGACGATATATTGTTTGAAGTGAGCACAGCCAAGGTGAGTGCTGAAATTCCTTCTCCGGTAGATGGAAAGATTCTTGAACTTCTATTTAAGGAAGGAGATACTGTTGCAGTGGGTACTGTGGTTGCTATTGTACAACTTGATGGTGATTCTGATGAAGAGAGTGCTGTAACATCTGCAAGCTCTTCTGCACCAATAAATAATGTAAAGGAAGAGGATGCCAGATGGCTTTCTCCTATTGTACTTCAGATTGCTCAGGAAGCGCAACTTTCTCAGGAAGAGTTGGATCATATTCCTGGTACAGGTTATTCAGGACGATTAAGTAAAAAAGATATTAAAGACTATGTAGATCAGAAAAAGAAAGGTGTGGCTGTTGCTGATATAAAACAGCCTGTTGAGGCTAAACTGGCAGCAGAGGTTAAACCCGCCACTGAATCTAAGACTACAATGGTTAGTGAAACAAAGTCGGCACCGTCTCCGTTACCTGTAATTCCTGTATCTGAGGGTGATGAAGTTGTTGAAATGGACTTTGTCCGCCGTATAATTGCCGATCATATGGTTCTTTCTAAGAATGTATCACCACATGTTACTACCGTGGTCGAAGTTGATGTAACCAAGCTTGTCCGCTGGCGCGAGCGCAATAAAGAGGCTTTCGCGCGTCGTGAAGGTATACCACTTACATACATGCCGGCTATTGTGGAAGCTGTAACGAAAGCGTTGCAGGAATTCCGTTATGTAAATGCTTCGGTTGATGGCTATCGTATGATTCTGAAGAAAAAAATAAATATTGGTGTTGCGGTATCACTCAATGATGGAAACCTTATTGTTCCTGTTATTCATAATGCAGATAAGTTAAGCCTCAGTGGACTTGCCGGCAGTATTGATACTCTTGCCGCCAAAGCCCGTAGTAATAAACTTTCCCCCGATGATATTCAGGGTGGAACTTTCACCATTACTAACTTTGGTACTTTCAAGAATATCATAGGTACACCCATCATTAATCAACCGGAGGTAGCTATTCTTGGTGTAGGTTATATTGAGAAAAAACCGGCTGTGGTAGAAACTCCCGAAGGTGATACTATTGCTATCCGTCACAAGATGTATCTTTCACTTTCTTATGATCACCGTATAGTGAATGGTGCTATGGGAGGTGCTTTTCTGAAACGCATTGCTGATTATCTGGAAAACTGGAATGCATGA
- a CDS encoding thiamine pyrophosphate-dependent enzyme has product MKKFDIKTTDKATLKKWYHLMTLGRAIDEKAPAYLLQSLGWSFHAPYAGHDGIQLAMGQVFTKGEDFLFPYYRDMLAALSAGITAEEIILNGLSKATDLTSGGRHMSNHFAKMEWNIENISSATGTQDLHAVGVARAMVYYGHKGVVITSHGEASVSEGFVYEAINGASTECLPVIFVIQDNGFGISVPKKDQTANRKVAANFSGFKNLKIIYCNGKDVFDSVNAMTEAREYAISTHNPVIVHANCVRIGSHSNSDKQTLYRDENELSYVKAADPLYKFRRMLLRYERFTEDELKKIEEEAKKELSASNKKAIAAPDPDASTVLDFVLPEPYLPKVYTDGTHNKEGEKTNLVTAINETLKAEFRYNPDTFLWGQDVANKDKGGVFNVTKGLQQEFGIKRVFNAPIAEDYIVGTANGMSRFDPKIRIVIEGAEFADYFWPGVEQYVECTHEYWRSNGQFVPNVTVRLASGGYIGGGLYHSQTLEGALTTLPGARIVYPSFADDAAGLLRTSMRSKGFTLFLEPKALYNAVEAATVVPDDFEVPFGKARIRREGTDLSIITYGNTTHFCLAVAERLAKEHNWNVEVIDLRSLIPLDKETIFESVKKTSKVLVVHEDKVFSGFGAEIAAMIGTEMFRYLDAPIQRVGSIFTPVGFHPNFEKAILPGEDRIYKAAKELLEY; this is encoded by the coding sequence ATGAAAAAGTTCGATATAAAAACAACTGATAAAGCGACTCTCAAAAAATGGTACCATCTGATGACGCTTGGCAGAGCAATTGATGAGAAAGCACCTGCCTATTTATTGCAATCATTGGGATGGTCGTTTCATGCACCTTATGCCGGTCATGATGGTATTCAGCTTGCTATGGGGCAGGTATTTACAAAAGGGGAAGATTTCCTGTTCCCTTATTATCGTGATATGCTTGCTGCGCTTTCTGCCGGAATAACTGCAGAGGAGATAATCCTCAACGGACTGTCAAAAGCAACCGACCTCACAAGTGGAGGACGACACATGTCCAATCATTTTGCAAAGATGGAGTGGAACATAGAGAATATCTCATCGGCCACAGGTACTCAGGATCTTCATGCTGTAGGTGTGGCTCGTGCAATGGTCTATTATGGTCATAAAGGAGTGGTCATTACTTCTCATGGCGAGGCTTCAGTATCCGAAGGGTTTGTTTATGAAGCTATAAACGGGGCAAGTACGGAATGTTTGCCTGTAATCTTCGTAATTCAGGATAACGGTTTTGGTATATCTGTTCCTAAGAAAGATCAGACTGCCAATCGTAAAGTTGCTGCTAACTTTTCCGGATTCAAGAATCTCAAAATCATTTATTGCAATGGAAAAGATGTGTTCGATTCCGTGAATGCCATGACCGAGGCCCGCGAATATGCTATCTCCACACATAATCCTGTTATTGTTCATGCAAACTGTGTGCGTATTGGTTCACACTCTAATTCAGATAAACAGACACTATATCGTGATGAAAATGAATTATCTTATGTGAAAGCTGCCGATCCGCTATACAAATTCCGGCGGATGCTATTGCGTTACGAGCGGTTTACGGAAGATGAACTTAAGAAGATTGAGGAAGAAGCAAAGAAAGAGCTGAGTGCATCCAATAAGAAAGCCATTGCTGCACCCGATCCTGACGCATCAACTGTTCTCGATTTTGTACTTCCTGAACCCTATCTGCCTAAAGTCTACACGGATGGAACTCACAACAAGGAGGGAGAAAAGACGAACCTTGTCACTGCCATCAATGAAACATTAAAAGCCGAGTTCAGATACAATCCTGATACTTTCTTGTGGGGACAGGATGTTGCTAACAAAGATAAAGGTGGTGTATTTAATGTTACCAAAGGCTTGCAACAGGAGTTTGGCATAAAGCGAGTATTTAATGCACCAATAGCAGAAGATTATATTGTTGGTACAGCTAATGGAATGAGTCGTTTCGATCCTAAAATACGAATAGTCATTGAGGGAGCCGAGTTTGCCGATTATTTCTGGCCGGGTGTAGAACAATATGTTGAGTGTACACACGAGTACTGGCGCAGCAATGGTCAGTTTGTCCCAAATGTAACAGTACGTCTTGCTTCCGGAGGTTATATTGGCGGAGGATTGTATCATTCGCAAACACTTGAAGGAGCACTAACCACACTTCCCGGTGCCCGCATTGTATATCCTTCCTTTGCCGATGATGCAGCAGGATTATTACGTACCAGTATGCGTTCCAAAGGATTCACCTTATTCCTTGAACCAAAAGCATTGTATAATGCCGTTGAGGCTGCCACTGTAGTTCCCGATGATTTTGAAGTTCCTTTTGGGAAAGCCAGAATTCGTCGTGAAGGTACAGACCTTAGCATTATTACTTACGGAAATACAACTCATTTCTGTCTTGCAGTAGCAGAGCGTCTGGCCAAAGAGCATAACTGGAACGTGGAGGTAATAGATCTTCGTTCACTGATTCCGCTTGATAAAGAGACAATCTTTGAGTCTGTAAAGAAAACTAGTAAGGTACTGGTAGTGCACGAAGATAAAGTCTTTTCAGGATTTGGGGCCGAGATTGCGGCAATGATCGGAACAGAAATGTTTCGTTATCTGGATGCACCTATTCAGCGGGTAGGTTCAATCTTTACACCGGTGGGATTCCATCCAAATTTTGAAAAAGCCATTCTTCCCGGCGAAGATCGTATATATAAGGCAGCAAAAGAGTTACTTGAATATTAA
- a CDS encoding flavodoxin, producing the protein MKKIGLFYGTSTTKTAAIAQKIQEAFGQADLDIVPIESAWKEEFLTYNYLIVGTSTWFDGELPTYWDEVMPELTALELQDKKVAIFGLGDQVNYPDNFVDGIGVLAEAFETAGAKLVGLTSPDGYTFNQSHALKDGKLQGLALDIENQSDQTEKRIKDWVEQLKTEFNL; encoded by the coding sequence ATGAAAAAGATTGGATTATTTTATGGAACGAGTACCACCAAAACAGCTGCCATTGCGCAAAAAATACAAGAGGCATTTGGTCAGGCTGATTTAGATATCGTTCCAATAGAGAGTGCGTGGAAGGAAGAGTTTCTGACTTATAACTATTTGATAGTAGGCACTTCTACCTGGTTTGATGGCGAGTTGCCCACTTACTGGGATGAGGTAATGCCTGAACTTACAGCTTTAGAACTTCAGGATAAAAAAGTAGCGATCTTCGGTCTTGGAGATCAGGTTAATTATCCTGATAATTTTGTTGACGGAATAGGTGTTCTGGCTGAAGCATTTGAAACAGCCGGAGCAAAACTTGTAGGGCTGACCTCTCCGGATGGTTATACCTTTAATCAGTCTCATGCGCTGAAAGACGGTAAACTTCAGGGACTGGCTCTGGATATTGAGAACCAGTCAGATCAGACAGAAAAAAGAATCAAGGATTGGGTAGAACAGCTCAAAACTGAATTCAATTTATAA
- a CDS encoding VOC family protein, with translation MATKKQAIPEGYSTLTPYLNIKGAVEAIEFYKKAFGAKEITRLTMPDGSIAHAEIEIGDSKIMLAEENLQWGNLSPLALGGSPVTLCLYVEDVDAVFAQALKEGAKVIAGMEVKDQFYGDRAGSLTDPFGHKWSIMTHIEDVSTEEMQKRMDAMF, from the coding sequence ATGGCAACTAAAAAACAAGCAATTCCAGAGGGGTATAGTACATTAACCCCATATCTCAACATTAAAGGGGCAGTGGAAGCAATCGAATTTTATAAGAAAGCATTTGGTGCAAAAGAAATAACCAGACTGACAATGCCCGATGGAAGCATTGCGCATGCTGAGATAGAAATCGGTGATTCAAAGATTATGCTCGCTGAAGAAAATCTTCAATGGGGCAATCTTAGTCCGCTGGCATTGGGAGGTTCACCCGTTACCCTTTGTTTGTATGTTGAGGACGTGGATGCCGTGTTTGCACAGGCACTTAAAGAAGGAGCAAAAGTAATAGCCGGAATGGAAGTAAAAGACCAATTCTATGGTGACCGTGCAGGAAGCCTTACCGATCCTTTCGGACACAAATGGTCTATAATGACACATATTGAGGATGTCTCAACAGAAGAAATGCAAAAACGAATGGATGCTATGTTTTAA
- a CDS encoding helix-turn-helix transcriptional regulator: protein MEYLSLSKYVKQMRKQYNLTQVELSEKSGVGLRFVRELERGKQSLRLDKVNQILNLFGSEVGAVPMDKSKFEI from the coding sequence ATGGAATATCTATCTCTTTCCAAATATGTAAAGCAGATGCGTAAGCAGTATAATCTTACGCAAGTTGAACTATCTGAGAAGTCGGGAGTTGGACTTCGTTTTGTGCGTGAACTGGAACGAGGAAAGCAATCTTTACGCCTTGACAAAGTAAATCAGATTCTGAATCTTTTTGGTTCGGAAGTTGGTGCTGTACCCATGGATAAAAGCAAATTCGAGATATAA
- a CDS encoding HNH endonuclease, giving the protein MTQRILWTRDELILAFNLYLKLPFGKMHHSTPEVIELATILNRTPNSIALRLGNFAACDPFEHERGIKGLTGGLKQCKPIWDEFINNKESLLYESERILAGRQNKTIEDKFKEFLTDITGLKGESRNQLVRTRVNQNIFRQIVLCNYNNRCAITGIDVPDLLIASHIIPWSEEVKERLNPENGICLSALYDRAYDKGLIGINESYKILISSELKQRQETEFYNKHFAPIDGQKIELPKKFKPRKEFLQFHLDTIFEKRNIV; this is encoded by the coding sequence ATGACACAGCGAATACTATGGACACGTGATGAATTGATATTAGCTTTCAACTTATATCTTAAATTACCCTTCGGAAAGATGCACCACAGCACTCCCGAAGTGATAGAACTTGCTACTATTCTAAACCGTACTCCAAATTCAATAGCTCTCAGACTAGGTAATTTTGCAGCTTGCGATCCTTTTGAACATGAAAGAGGTATAAAAGGATTGACTGGTGGATTAAAACAATGTAAGCCAATATGGGATGAATTTATTAATAACAAAGAATCATTACTTTACGAAAGTGAGAGAATACTTGCTGGACGTCAAAACAAAACTATTGAAGACAAATTCAAAGAGTTTTTAACCGACATAACAGGACTCAAAGGCGAAAGTCGAAATCAATTAGTAAGAACCAGAGTCAATCAAAACATATTCAGACAAATTGTACTTTGTAACTACAATAATAGATGCGCCATTACCGGTATAGATGTTCCAGATCTCTTAATAGCTTCGCATATTATCCCTTGGTCTGAAGAAGTAAAAGAAAGACTCAACCCTGAAAATGGAATCTGTCTTTCTGCTCTTTACGACAGAGCTTATGACAAAGGTTTAATTGGAATTAATGAGAGTTATAAAATACTTATCTCTAGTGAACTTAAGCAACGTCAGGAAACAGAATTTTATAACAAGCATTTTGCTCCGATTGATGGACAAAAAATTGAGTTACCTAAAAAGTTTAAGCCACGCAAAGAGTTTTTGCAATTTCATTTAGATACTATTTTTGAAAAAAGAAATATTGTCTGA
- a CDS encoding MBL fold metallo-hydrolase, with translation MNLALTIHRGTNEIGGSCVEIATATTKILIDIGLPLDSKASEDNLNLYNPGIEDNIDAVFISHYHLDHYGLLPLLDESIPVYASEGTKKIFEINNVFLHQKEMKNLKVIKPQDEIIIKDISIIPYTVDHSAYDAMAFLIEAEGKRILYSGDIRLHGPKSKLYKYLPKEVDYMILEGTNINNEVYNIKTEKDIEEEFLSIFRSTSDAINYVWCSGQNIDRLVALYRACVKSKKIMVVDVYVANVLKEIHGLNNKIPFLNSHDNMGVYYPKYVTNNLKNSGHWNYAIRLDPNHYKVTPEMISADPGKYVVVVRPSVLEFLKKCTPSNGNLITSLWKEYEKRDENKRLIEWAKAKNYNLYSVHTSGHASLNELKEIVTMLKPKKIIPIHTEHKEKFKEHFTNVLVIEDCEPLLL, from the coding sequence GTGAATTTAGCCCTTACAATTCATCGTGGTACAAATGAAATAGGTGGCAGTTGCGTGGAAATTGCAACTGCTACTACAAAGATTCTTATTGATATTGGACTTCCTTTAGATAGTAAAGCTTCTGAAGACAATTTGAATCTGTATAACCCCGGTATTGAAGATAATATTGATGCTGTTTTTATCAGTCATTATCATCTGGATCATTATGGTTTACTACCATTATTAGATGAATCTATTCCAGTCTATGCCAGTGAAGGAACAAAAAAGATTTTTGAAATAAACAATGTCTTTCTTCATCAAAAGGAAATGAAGAATTTAAAGGTGATCAAGCCACAAGATGAAATAATAATTAAAGATATTTCTATCATTCCTTATACGGTAGACCATTCAGCATATGATGCAATGGCTTTTCTTATAGAAGCTGAAGGTAAAAGGATATTGTATAGTGGGGATATAAGGCTTCATGGTCCTAAAAGTAAACTTTATAAATATCTGCCTAAAGAGGTTGACTATATGATTCTTGAAGGAACAAATATTAATAATGAAGTTTACAATATAAAGACAGAAAAAGATATAGAAGAAGAGTTCCTGAGTATATTTCGTTCAACCTCTGACGCTATCAATTACGTATGGTGTTCCGGACAAAACATAGACAGACTTGTAGCTCTTTACCGAGCGTGTGTGAAAAGCAAAAAGATAATGGTGGTTGATGTATATGTAGCTAATGTTCTGAAAGAGATTCATGGACTTAATAATAAAATACCGTTTCTGAACTCTCATGATAATATGGGAGTTTATTATCCTAAGTATGTTACAAATAATCTTAAGAATTCAGGTCATTGGAATTATGCCATTCGTTTAGATCCGAATCATTATAAAGTTACGCCTGAGATGATTTCTGCAGATCCGGGTAAGTATGTTGTTGTAGTTCGTCCAAGCGTTTTGGAATTTCTTAAAAAATGTACTCCTTCTAATGGAAATCTGATTACCTCTCTTTGGAAAGAATATGAAAAAAGAGATGAAAATAAACGACTCATAGAATGGGCTAAAGCTAAAAACTACAACCTATACTCAGTACATACCAGTGGACATGCTTCTTTAAATGAACTTAAAGAAATAGTAACTATGCTCAAGCCGAAGAAGATTATTCCTATTCACACAGAACATAAAGAAAAGTTTAAAGAGCATTTTACTAATGTTTTAGTAATAGAAGATTGTGAACCCTTACTCTTGTAA